One window from the genome of Choloepus didactylus isolate mChoDid1 chromosome 2, mChoDid1.pri, whole genome shotgun sequence encodes:
- the AKR1A1 gene encoding aldo-keto reductase family 1 member A1: MAASCVLLHTGQKMPLIGLGTWKSEPGQVKAAIKYALSVGYRHIDCAAIYGNETEIGEALKENIGPGKAVPREELFVTSKLWNTKHHPEDVEPALRKTLADLQLEYLDLYLMHWPYAFERGDNPFPKNADGTIRYDSTHYKETWKALEALVAKGLVRALGLSNFSSRQIDDILSVASVRPAVLQVECHPYLAQNELIAHCQGRGLEVTAYSPLGSSDRAWRHPDEPVLLEEPVVLTLAEKYGRSPAQVLLRWQVQRKVICIPKSVTPSRILQNIQVFDFTFTPEETKQLDSLNKNWRYIVPMITVNGKRVPRDAGHPLYPFNDPY; the protein is encoded by the exons ATGGCGGCCTCCTGTGTCCTCCTGCACACTGGGCAGAAGATGCCCCTGATTGGACTGGGCACCTGGAAGAGTGAGCCTGGCCAg GTAAAAGCAGCTATTAAGTATGCCTTGAGTGTTGGCTACCGTCACATTGACTGTGCTGCTATCTATGGCAATGAGACTGAGATTGGGGAGGCGCTGAAGGAGAACATAGGACCAGGCAAG GCAGTGCCTCGGGAGGAGCTGTTTGTGACATCCAAGCTGTGGAACACCAAGCACCACCCTGAGGATGTAGAGCCTGCCCTCcggaagacactggctgacctcCAGCTGGAATATTTGGATCTGTACCTGATGCACTGGCCTTATGCTTTCGA GCGGGGAGACAACCCCTTCCCTAAGAATGCCGATGGAACTATACGTTATGACTCCACCCACTACAAGGAGACCTGGAAGGCTCTGGAGGCACTGGTGGCCAAGGGACTGGTGCGTGCACTGGGCCTTTCCAACTTTAGCAGCCGGCAGATCGATGATATCCTCAGTGTGGCCTCTGTGCGCCCAGCTGTCCTTCAG GTTGAGTGCCACCCATACCTGGCTCAGAATGAGCTGATTGCCCATTGCCAAGGACGCGGCCTGGAGGTGACTGCTTATAGCCCTCTGGGCTCCTCTGATCGTGCTTGGCGCCATCCTGATGAGCCTGTCCTGCTTGAGGAGCCAGTGGTTCTGACACTAGCTGAAAAATATGGCCGGTCTCCAGCTCAGGTCTTGCTCAG GTGGCAGGTCCAACGGAAAGTGATCTGCATCCCCAAGAGTGTCACTCCTTCCCGTATCCTTCAGAACATCCAG GTATTTGACTTCACCTTCACCCCAGAAGAGACGAAGCAGCTGGATTCCCTGAACAAAAATTGGCGATACATTGTGCCCATGATTACG GTGAATGGGAAGCGGGTCCCAAGAGATGCGGGGCACCCTCTGTATCCCTTTAATGACCCATACTGA